The following DNA comes from Candidatus Woesearchaeota archaeon.
TAAGTATAACATGGAAGCCCAAATTGTTTTAATTTATCTTGCGTAACAGTTATGACGGGAGTTTTATCATTCTCATTTTTTGGCTTTACTGAAATATTGAAACATGATAAAATATTCCTTGCAATGTCAAATCTGGATTTTAATTCAGAAACAGCTATTGGAATGATCTCGTTTGTTATGCTTTTTTCAAGCGATATTTGTATAACCTCTGAAATATGGCCTAGCCATGTAGGCTGAAATTTCCATGAATTATCATATATTGCAGGTGTTTTCTCATCAATATTTTGAAGTATTCTGTTAAATGGCCGGTCATTAGTT
Coding sequences within:
- a CDS encoding sugar nucleotide-binding protein codes for the protein EDGTKNIVDAANAIKAKVIYISSVIVIVPQNVYGRTKLAGEEYVKNTKYGFIILRPSLIIGLSPNTTNDRPFNRILQNIDEKTPAIYDNSWKFQPTWLGHISEVIQISLEKSITNEIIPIAVSELKSRFDIARNILSCFNISVKPKNENDKTPVITVTQDKLKQFGLPCYTYSEIISKSVNEIKGREK